The proteins below come from a single Halostagnicola larsenii XH-48 genomic window:
- the aglG gene encoding glucosyl-dolichyl phosphate glucuronosyltransferase yields the protein MKVSVVICTYAMERYDVFSECVESVLAQRYDPLETVIVVDGNDAVYDRVENDFGDHDDVVVHCNDENQGISYSRTKGAELADGEVVAFIDDDAVAEPDWIDELARVYEETDANAVGGHVAADWVTEKPDFFPAEFYWLVGCDERGMGEHMEELRNTYGSNISYRRDIFLNVGGYDQNTGRKGDRHIQAHEAPVCIRIANKYGTGVIYNTDAVVHHKLFDYRGEFRWLVFRSFWQGYSKRIMDLLLPEAAGDKNDYLKQLMLEFVPSRLRNLAISPSLPKVKQLVAIFVFTAAVGFGYLYGLSKSDASLIGEES from the coding sequence ATGAAGGTCTCCGTCGTCATTTGCACGTACGCGATGGAGCGGTACGACGTTTTTTCGGAGTGCGTCGAAAGCGTCCTCGCCCAGCGGTACGATCCCCTCGAGACCGTGATCGTCGTCGACGGCAACGACGCCGTCTACGATCGCGTCGAGAACGATTTCGGCGACCACGACGATGTCGTCGTCCACTGTAACGACGAGAATCAGGGCATCTCCTACAGTCGAACGAAGGGTGCCGAACTCGCCGACGGCGAGGTCGTCGCGTTCATCGACGACGACGCCGTCGCCGAACCGGACTGGATCGACGAACTCGCCCGCGTCTACGAGGAGACCGACGCGAACGCCGTCGGCGGCCACGTCGCGGCCGACTGGGTGACCGAGAAACCCGACTTCTTCCCCGCGGAGTTCTACTGGCTCGTCGGCTGTGACGAACGCGGGATGGGCGAGCACATGGAGGAACTGCGAAACACCTACGGCTCGAACATCTCCTACCGGCGCGATATCTTCCTGAACGTCGGGGGCTACGACCAAAACACCGGCCGCAAAGGCGACAGGCACATTCAAGCCCACGAGGCACCCGTCTGTATTCGAATCGCGAACAAGTACGGGACCGGCGTGATCTACAACACCGACGCGGTCGTCCACCACAAGCTCTTCGACTACCGCGGGGAGTTTCGCTGGCTCGTCTTCCGGTCGTTCTGGCAGGGGTACTCCAAACGGATCATGGACCTCCTCCTTCCGGAAGCCGCGGGCGACAAGAACGACTACCTGAAACAGCTCATGCTCGAGTTCGTTCCCTCCCGGCTCCGAAACCTCGCGATCAGTCCGTCACTGCCGAAGGTCAAACAGCTCGTGGCTATCTTCGTGTTCACCGCGGCCGTCGGATTCGGCTACCTGTACGGGCTTTCGAAATCAGACGCGTCGCTGATCGGCGAGGAGTCCTGA
- a CDS encoding glycosyltransferase: MHRNRPLRVLYLTTSREVFFDQQIETLESKGVDATVVVVPGEDQIDGDMGSGRGVWEYLEFFPRVRRALRDGEFDLIHANYGLTAPYAITQFSLPVVLTLWGSDVVGFDGRVTKACAWRCDAITVRSAEMRDLLGREAHILPSGIDLERFEPMDRLEARERVGWDRDTKQVLFPYSPDYERKNYPLAERVVEGARDRLDEKIELQTISGVDHEEVPVYMNAADALLLTSKHEGSPNTVKEAMACNLPVVSTAVGDVRTRLENVSPSGVGETEDELVDHLVSVLEADSRSNGREEVREVSWDRIGDRILGIYNDVL; this comes from the coding sequence ATGCACCGGAATCGGCCGCTTCGAGTACTCTACCTGACGACCTCGAGAGAGGTCTTCTTCGACCAGCAGATCGAGACCCTCGAGTCAAAAGGCGTCGACGCGACGGTGGTCGTCGTGCCGGGCGAAGACCAGATTGACGGCGACATGGGCAGTGGGCGGGGCGTCTGGGAGTACCTTGAGTTCTTCCCGCGAGTGCGACGCGCGCTCCGCGACGGCGAGTTCGACCTAATCCACGCGAACTACGGGCTCACCGCCCCCTACGCGATCACCCAGTTTTCGCTGCCCGTCGTCCTCACGCTGTGGGGCTCGGACGTGGTGGGCTTCGACGGTCGGGTGACGAAAGCGTGTGCGTGGCGCTGTGATGCGATTACGGTCCGCAGCGCGGAGATGCGGGATCTGCTCGGCCGCGAGGCCCACATCCTCCCGAGCGGCATCGACCTCGAGCGGTTCGAACCGATGGATCGGCTCGAGGCCCGCGAGCGAGTCGGCTGGGACCGGGACACGAAGCAGGTCCTCTTTCCGTACTCGCCCGACTACGAGCGCAAGAACTACCCACTGGCCGAGCGCGTCGTCGAGGGCGCTCGAGACCGCCTCGACGAGAAGATCGAACTCCAGACCATCTCCGGGGTCGACCACGAGGAGGTGCCCGTCTACATGAACGCCGCCGACGCGCTATTGCTCACCTCGAAACACGAGGGCTCCCCGAACACGGTCAAGGAAGCGATGGCCTGTAACCTCCCGGTCGTCTCGACGGCCGTCGGCGACGTGCGAACTCGTCTCGAGAACGTCTCGCCTTCGGGCGTCGGCGAAACGGAAGACGAACTGGTCGATCACCTCGTTTCCGTCCTCGAGGCAGACTCGCGGTCGAACGGCCGCGAAGAAGTTCGCGAAGTGAGCTGGGACCGGATCGGCGATCGGATTCTCGGGATCTACAACGACGTTCTCTGA